A part of Terriglobus roseus genomic DNA contains:
- a CDS encoding phospholipase D-like domain-containing protein has translation MKLMVQPEDGIEPILDALRKAKKSIQILIFRFDRSEIERALVEAVERGVSVQALIAFTNRGEEKNLRKLEMRLLEKGITVTRTADDLVRYHGKMFIIDRKELYLLAFNYTHLDITLSRSFAVAITTPSVVAEAIKLFECDVHRKQYVSTSKKLVVSPVNARKELMDFLGGAKKQILMYEMKISDPDFIALLRDKVSQGIEVRVIGRVSPKAYSLPLRLLPTRLHTRLIIRDGKSAFLGSQSLRKLELEARREIGVIFENAPAIHKMMHVFEQDWGRSQAMQDVAQPSLELPVRRVAKIVAKHIHVKPVVEEVLERVLDRSNSDVPFEPDEVAQTVRDAFREEVHDAVLLALRDMAQQAALVQTEKESKVP, from the coding sequence ATGAAGCTAATGGTGCAGCCGGAGGACGGGATCGAACCGATCCTGGACGCATTGCGGAAGGCGAAGAAGAGTATTCAGATCCTCATCTTTCGCTTTGATCGCAGCGAGATTGAACGTGCGTTGGTTGAGGCCGTGGAGCGCGGCGTCTCCGTGCAGGCGCTCATCGCATTCACAAACCGTGGCGAGGAGAAGAATCTTCGTAAGTTGGAAATGCGGCTGCTTGAAAAGGGCATCACCGTCACGCGCACCGCGGATGATCTTGTCCGTTATCACGGAAAGATGTTCATCATTGATCGCAAGGAACTGTATCTGCTTGCGTTCAACTACACCCATCTCGACATCACGCTGAGTCGTTCATTCGCGGTTGCGATCACCACGCCGTCTGTTGTGGCCGAGGCCATCAAGTTGTTCGAGTGTGATGTGCACCGCAAACAATACGTATCAACTTCTAAGAAGCTGGTTGTCAGTCCGGTCAACGCGCGGAAAGAGTTGATGGACTTCCTCGGTGGCGCGAAGAAACAGATCCTGATGTACGAGATGAAGATCAGCGATCCAGACTTCATCGCGCTGCTGCGCGACAAGGTTTCGCAGGGTATTGAGGTGAGGGTGATTGGCCGTGTCTCGCCGAAGGCTTATTCGCTTCCGCTGCGCCTTTTGCCTACCCGCCTTCATACGCGCCTGATCATTCGTGATGGGAAGTCTGCATTTTTAGGCAGTCAGAGTCTTCGCAAGCTGGAACTGGAAGCGCGTCGCGAGATCGGTGTTATTTTTGAGAACGCGCCTGCCATTCACAAGATGATGCACGTCTTTGAGCAGGATTGGGGACGCTCCCAGGCTATGCAGGATGTTGCGCAACCGTCCCTCGAGCTACCAGTGCGTCGCGTGGCCAAGATCGTTGCCAAACATATCCACGTGAAGCCTGTCGTGGAGGAGGTATTGGAGAGAGTACTGGATCGCTCCAATAGTGATGTTCCGTTTGAGCCGGATGAAGTGGCGCAGACCGTCCGTGATGCCTTCCGTGAAGAAGTTCACGATGCAGTGCTGCTCGCGCTCCGCGATATGGCACAGCAAGCTGCGCTAGTGCAGACCGAAAAGGAAAGTAAAGTTCCTTAA
- the glgX gene encoding glycogen debranching protein GlgX, producing MAEKTYRVHEGSPAPRGATWDGHGTNFALFSENATRVELCLFDENGQQELQRISLPEYTDGIWHGYVPELCPGTAYGYRVYGPYSPGEGHRFNPNKLLLDPYATAHLGELKWGPEIFGYIMETHDDTTFDTRDSAAFVPKCLVTDPQFPWHDAPPKPRSCRIAMQDTILYETHVRGFTKLHPSLPPEIRGTYEGLGHKAVVDYIESLGVTSIELLPVQTFMNEAHLHDLRLTNYWGYNTIGFFAPDPRYAARPRFALQEFKSMVAQYHERCMEVVMDVVYNHTAEGNERGPTLSFKGIDNANYYRLHEENRRYYVNDTGTGNTVNVNHPRVLQMICDSLRYWVEETHVDGFRFDLSTILARELGGFDKGAGFLKAVMQDPVLSSVKLIAEPWDIGPGGYRVGEFPPGWLEWNDTFRDRARAFWTGRTGATDFAKALTGSPEIFDHVGRRPWTSVNFITAHDGFTLNDLVSYNDKHNLDNGEDNRDGSNNNLSWNCGEEGPTQNTDVIALRQRQMRNLMATLLLSQGTPMMLAGDEFGRTQRGNNNAYCQDNEVSWVDWQLAETNAPMLAFTQRLLTLRRTTPLLHRSRYLHEGVDSELGIRELTWIGSDGNESHRENWNLDFPEAFGMLIDGEARPSGLPEKGNAETLLCVINDHQTTVQFTLPHMQRDGQWKLIVSTEQFETTELTHAGGDVFSLARLCLMLWKYVVNA from the coding sequence TTGGCAGAGAAAACATATCGCGTTCACGAAGGTTCACCCGCACCACGAGGCGCCACATGGGATGGCCACGGGACAAACTTTGCGTTATTCAGCGAAAACGCGACGCGCGTGGAGCTTTGCCTGTTTGATGAGAACGGTCAACAGGAATTGCAGCGCATCTCTCTGCCCGAATACACAGACGGCATATGGCATGGATACGTTCCTGAATTGTGTCCCGGAACCGCCTATGGATATCGCGTCTATGGACCTTATTCGCCTGGTGAGGGACATCGCTTTAATCCGAACAAGCTGCTGCTAGATCCATATGCTACGGCGCACCTTGGTGAGTTGAAATGGGGACCGGAGATCTTCGGCTACATCATGGAGACCCATGATGACACGACATTCGATACGCGTGACAGTGCGGCATTCGTTCCGAAATGTCTTGTTACCGATCCACAGTTCCCCTGGCATGATGCTCCGCCAAAGCCGCGTTCCTGCCGCATCGCCATGCAGGACACGATTCTGTACGAAACGCACGTGCGCGGCTTCACAAAACTGCATCCGTCATTGCCTCCGGAAATACGCGGTACGTATGAAGGTCTGGGCCACAAAGCAGTCGTGGATTACATTGAATCGCTCGGTGTAACGTCCATTGAGTTGTTGCCTGTTCAGACCTTCATGAATGAGGCGCATCTGCATGATCTTCGTCTGACAAATTACTGGGGCTACAACACAATTGGTTTCTTCGCGCCCGACCCGCGTTACGCGGCCCGCCCACGCTTTGCATTGCAAGAATTCAAATCGATGGTGGCGCAGTATCACGAACGTTGCATGGAAGTGGTTATGGATGTGGTCTATAACCACACTGCGGAAGGCAACGAGCGCGGTCCCACCCTTTCCTTCAAGGGAATCGACAACGCAAACTACTATCGTCTTCACGAAGAAAATCGTCGTTACTACGTAAACGACACCGGCACGGGAAACACCGTGAATGTGAACCATCCGCGTGTGTTGCAGATGATCTGCGACTCCCTTCGGTATTGGGTGGAAGAGACTCATGTCGATGGCTTCCGCTTTGACCTGAGCACGATCCTTGCGAGAGAACTCGGGGGCTTCGACAAAGGCGCCGGCTTCCTGAAAGCTGTCATGCAGGATCCAGTTCTGAGCAGCGTTAAATTGATTGCCGAGCCATGGGACATTGGGCCTGGCGGGTATCGCGTGGGTGAGTTTCCTCCGGGATGGCTTGAGTGGAACGACACTTTCCGTGACCGCGCGCGCGCTTTCTGGACAGGGCGTACGGGAGCGACTGATTTCGCCAAAGCACTTACCGGATCACCAGAGATTTTCGATCACGTGGGAAGACGCCCATGGACCAGCGTGAACTTTATTACCGCGCACGATGGGTTCACGCTGAATGACCTGGTGAGTTACAACGACAAACACAACCTGGACAACGGCGAAGATAATCGCGACGGCAGCAACAATAATCTTTCGTGGAACTGTGGCGAAGAAGGGCCCACGCAGAATACCGATGTCATTGCCCTGAGGCAGCGACAGATGCGCAACTTGATGGCTACGTTATTGCTCTCGCAAGGCACGCCCATGATGCTGGCCGGAGACGAATTTGGGCGTACGCAACGTGGCAATAACAACGCTTACTGTCAGGACAACGAAGTCAGTTGGGTGGATTGGCAACTCGCTGAGACGAACGCCCCCATGCTTGCATTCACGCAGCGCCTGCTGACCTTGCGAAGGACCACTCCGCTCCTTCACCGCAGCCGATATCTGCATGAGGGGGTCGACAGTGAACTTGGAATTCGTGAGTTGACCTGGATCGGCTCCGATGGAAATGAAAGCCATCGCGAGAATTGGAATCTGGACTTTCCTGAAGCTTTCGGAATGTTGATCGACGGAGAAGCACGCCCTTCCGGACTTCCCGAAAAAGGTAATGCAGAAACATTGTTATGCGTCATCAATGACCATCAGACGACTGTGCAATTTACATTGCCACACATGCAGCGTGACGGCCAATGGAAGCTCATCGTGTCAACGGAACAGTTTGAGACGACCGAATTGACACACGCAGGCGGCGACGTCTTTTCACTTGCACGACTTTGCCTGATGTTATGGAAATATGTCGTCAACGCCTAA
- a CDS encoding cupin domain-containing protein, giving the protein MTARDCSANFSALKVNQYTMSTAKKQFYVFSELVEVIVSSKETNGTFCVIRQYSNPGGGPPPHIHAKEDEFFTVIDGEFEIFDGANWHPINKGEAAYTLRSNPHTFRNRGSAMGCIQATVIPGGLDEYLEKLSQLSMPPVIEEVVQISDPYGISFLPPQQ; this is encoded by the coding sequence ATGACCGCACGCGATTGCAGTGCGAATTTCTCTGCATTGAAAGTGAATCAATACACCATGTCCACAGCAAAGAAGCAGTTTTATGTCTTCAGCGAACTAGTCGAAGTCATTGTGAGTAGCAAGGAAACCAATGGAACATTCTGCGTCATTCGCCAGTATTCAAATCCTGGCGGTGGCCCACCACCTCATATTCACGCCAAGGAAGATGAATTCTTCACCGTGATTGACGGTGAGTTCGAAATCTTCGATGGAGCGAACTGGCACCCGATCAATAAAGGCGAAGCTGCCTATACCCTGCGCAGCAATCCTCACACGTTCCGCAATCGTGGCAGCGCGATGGGTTGCATTCAGGCGACGGTCATTCCAGGCGGATTGGATGAATACCTGGAAAAGCTTTCACAGCTCTCTATGCCACCGGTGATAGAAGAGGTCGTACAGATATCCGACCCGTACGGCATCAGCTTTCTCCCACCTCAGCAGTAA
- a CDS encoding TetR/AcrR family transcriptional regulator: MNTEPRSYSSPLRQQQMEDTRQRIVEAALTLISEQPQEAFSHEEIARRAGIALRTVYRHFPSRPELLDAVWKTSDSQLELSHYPDTEADMLAAVEPVYARMDAHAPLMRGLLRSNAGQEMRRRDNERRRAAMERALAPATAHLDAAGKRGVLGIFQSIFSGRAWETMRDRAHLQEGEPARATEWAMRTLLAQLYRDQKVSAREGQRHAKPAAKRAAKNKA; encoded by the coding sequence ATGAATACAGAACCGCGCAGCTATTCCAGCCCATTGCGGCAACAACAGATGGAGGACACGCGCCAACGCATCGTTGAAGCGGCGCTCACTCTCATCTCGGAACAACCGCAAGAAGCCTTCTCGCACGAGGAAATTGCGAGACGTGCTGGGATTGCACTGCGCACGGTCTATCGGCACTTTCCATCAAGGCCAGAATTACTGGATGCCGTATGGAAGACCAGTGATAGCCAATTGGAACTAAGCCACTATCCCGACACGGAAGCAGACATGCTTGCCGCTGTGGAGCCTGTCTACGCACGTATGGACGCCCACGCACCTTTGATGCGCGGGCTGTTGCGGTCAAATGCTGGACAGGAAATGCGCAGGCGCGATAACGAGCGTCGTCGCGCTGCGATGGAGCGTGCGCTTGCACCTGCAACGGCACATCTGGATGCGGCAGGAAAGCGTGGAGTGCTCGGCATTTTTCAGTCAATCTTCAGTGGCCGCGCGTGGGAAACCATGCGCGATCGCGCACATCTTCAGGAAGGCGAACCGGCGCGCGCTACAGAATGGGCCATGCGTACCTTGCTGGCACAGCTTTACCGAGATCAGAAAGTTTCGGCACGCGAGGGCCAACGCCACGCGAAGCCCGCAGCAAAAAGAGCAGCAAAGAATAAGGCATGA